The Lemur catta isolate mLemCat1 chromosome 8, mLemCat1.pri, whole genome shotgun sequence genome has a segment encoding these proteins:
- the INPP1 gene encoding inositol polyphosphate 1-phosphatase isoform X1, whose protein sequence is MSDILRELLRVSEKAANIARACRQQEALFQLLIEEKKEGEKNKKFAVDFKTLADVLVQEVIKQNMENKFPGLEKNIFGEESNEFTNDLGEKITLRLCSTEEETVELLSKVLNGNKLASEALAKVVHQDVAFTDPTLDSIEIDIPQDILGIWVDPIDSTYQYIKGSADVKPNQGIFPYGLQCVTVLVGVYDRQTGVPLMGVINQPFVSQDQNTLRWKGQCYWGLSYMGTNIHSQQHATSERSGSETQPGNISSEAEFSHHFSAVISTSEKETIKASLSRVCGESVFGAAGAGYKSLCVVQGLVDIYIFSEDTTFKWDSCAAHAILRAMGGGIVDLKECLETNPETGLDLPQLVYHVENEGATGVDRWANKGGLIAYRSRKRLETFLSLLIQNLEPAETQT, encoded by the exons ATGTCCGATATCCTCCGGGAGCTGCTCCGGGTCTCTGAGAAAGCTGCCAACATTGCCCGGGCGTGCAGGCAGCAGGAAGCCCTCTTCCAGCTGCTgattgaagaaaagaaagagggagaaaagaacaaGAAGTTTGCAGTTGATTTCAAGACCTTGGCCGATGTACTGGTACAGGAAGTTATAAAACAGAATATGGAGAACAAG TTTCCAggcttggaaaaaaatatttttggagaagaATCCAATGAGTTTACTAATGATTTGG GGGAGAAGATTACCTTGAGACTCTGTTcaacagaggaagaaacagtAGAGCTGCTTAGCAAAGTCCTTAATGGTAACAAGTTGGCATCTGAAGCATTAGCCAAGGTTGTTCATCAGGATGTTGCCTTCACTGACCCAACTCTGGATTCAATAGAGATCGACATTCCACAGGACATTTTGGGAATTTGGGTGGATCCCATAG ATTCGACTTACCAGTATATAAAAGGTTCTGCTGACGTCAAGCCCAACCAAGGAATCTTTCCCTATGGACTTCAATGTGTCACCGTTTTAGTTGGTGTCTATGACAGACAGACAGGGGTGCCCCTGATGGGGGTCATCAACCAGCCCTTTGTGTCACAAGACCAAAACACCCTCAG GTGGAAAGGACAGTGCTACTGGGGCCTTTCTTACATGGGGACCAACATCCATTCACAGCAGCACGCCACCTCTGAAAGAAGCGGCAGTGAGACTCAGCCTGGGAACATCAGCTCTGAAGCAGAATTCTCCCACCATTTTTCAGCAGTCATTAGTACAAGCGAAAAAGAGACTATCAAAGCCTCATTGTCACGTGTGTGTGGAGAGAGCGTATTTGGGGCCGCTGGGGCTGGTTACAAGAGCCTTTGTGTTGTCCAAGGCCTTGTTGACATTTACATCTTTTCAGAAGATACCACATTCAAGTGGGACTCTTGTGCTGCTCATGCCATACTGCGGGCCATGGGAGGGGGAATAGTAGACTTGAAAGAATGCTTAGAAACAAATCCCGAAACGGGGCTCGATTTGCCACAGTTGGTGTACCACGTGGAAAACGAGGGCGCTACTGGGGTGGATCGGTGGGCCAACAAGGGAGGACTGATTGCATACAGATCCAGGAAGCGGCTAGAGACGTTCCTGAGTCTCCTCATCCAAAACCTGGAACCTGCAGAGACGCAGACATAG
- the INPP1 gene encoding inositol polyphosphate 1-phosphatase isoform X2, which translates to MSLLMIWFVFTLGEKITLRLCSTEEETVELLSKVLNGNKLASEALAKVVHQDVAFTDPTLDSIEIDIPQDILGIWVDPIDSTYQYIKGSADVKPNQGIFPYGLQCVTVLVGVYDRQTGVPLMGVINQPFVSQDQNTLRWKGQCYWGLSYMGTNIHSQQHATSERSGSETQPGNISSEAEFSHHFSAVISTSEKETIKASLSRVCGESVFGAAGAGYKSLCVVQGLVDIYIFSEDTTFKWDSCAAHAILRAMGGGIVDLKECLETNPETGLDLPQLVYHVENEGATGVDRWANKGGLIAYRSRKRLETFLSLLIQNLEPAETQT; encoded by the exons ATGAGTTTACTAATGATTTGG TTTGTCTTTACTCTAGGGGAGAAGATTACCTTGAGACTCTGTTcaacagaggaagaaacagtAGAGCTGCTTAGCAAAGTCCTTAATGGTAACAAGTTGGCATCTGAAGCATTAGCCAAGGTTGTTCATCAGGATGTTGCCTTCACTGACCCAACTCTGGATTCAATAGAGATCGACATTCCACAGGACATTTTGGGAATTTGGGTGGATCCCATAG ATTCGACTTACCAGTATATAAAAGGTTCTGCTGACGTCAAGCCCAACCAAGGAATCTTTCCCTATGGACTTCAATGTGTCACCGTTTTAGTTGGTGTCTATGACAGACAGACAGGGGTGCCCCTGATGGGGGTCATCAACCAGCCCTTTGTGTCACAAGACCAAAACACCCTCAG GTGGAAAGGACAGTGCTACTGGGGCCTTTCTTACATGGGGACCAACATCCATTCACAGCAGCACGCCACCTCTGAAAGAAGCGGCAGTGAGACTCAGCCTGGGAACATCAGCTCTGAAGCAGAATTCTCCCACCATTTTTCAGCAGTCATTAGTACAAGCGAAAAAGAGACTATCAAAGCCTCATTGTCACGTGTGTGTGGAGAGAGCGTATTTGGGGCCGCTGGGGCTGGTTACAAGAGCCTTTGTGTTGTCCAAGGCCTTGTTGACATTTACATCTTTTCAGAAGATACCACATTCAAGTGGGACTCTTGTGCTGCTCATGCCATACTGCGGGCCATGGGAGGGGGAATAGTAGACTTGAAAGAATGCTTAGAAACAAATCCCGAAACGGGGCTCGATTTGCCACAGTTGGTGTACCACGTGGAAAACGAGGGCGCTACTGGGGTGGATCGGTGGGCCAACAAGGGAGGACTGATTGCATACAGATCCAGGAAGCGGCTAGAGACGTTCCTGAGTCTCCTCATCCAAAACCTGGAACCTGCAGAGACGCAGACATAG